In the Arachis ipaensis cultivar K30076 chromosome B10, Araip1.1, whole genome shotgun sequence genome, one interval contains:
- the LOC107620618 gene encoding LOW QUALITY PROTEIN: cullin-4-like (The sequence of the model RefSeq protein was modified relative to this genomic sequence to represent the inferred CDS: substituted 2 bases at 2 genomic stop codons), with product MSSIKRTLHTNFEEVTWAKLKSAIYAIFLKQPDSCDLEKLYQAVSDLFIYKMAENLYQQIEMECEAHVSIALQSLVGQSPDLVVFLSLVERCWQDLCDQMLMIRGIALYLDRTYVKQTANVRSLWDMGLQLFHXHLSLSPEVXHKTIIGLLRMIESERLGEAVDRTLLNHLLKMFTALGIYAESFEKPFLECTSEFYAAQGMKYM from the exons ATGTCGTCAA TTAAGCGAACATTGCACACAAATTTTGAGGAGGTTACATGGGCAAAATTGAAGTCTGCTATTTATGCTATATTCTTGAAGCAACCCGACTCTTGTGATTTGGAAAAGCTTTATCAG GCTGTCAGTGATCTTTTCATATATAAAATGGCTGAAAATCTTTATCAGCAAATTGAAATGGAATGTGAAGCACATGTATCTATAGCTTTGCAGTCTTTGGTTGGACAAAGCCCAGATTTGGTTGTTTTCTTATCTCTAGTTGAGAGATGTTGGCAGGATCTTTGTGACCAAATGTTGATGATTCGGGGTATAGCCTTGTATCTGGATAGGACATATGTGAAGCAAACAGCAAATGTACGGTCCTTATGGGACATGGGCTTACAACTTTTCCACTAACATCTTTCATTGTCTCCTGAAGTTTAACACAAAACTATTATCGGTCTTCTAAGAATGATTGAAAGTGAAA GATTAGGTGAAGCAGTGGATAGAACGCTTCTAAACCATCTTTTGAAGATGTTCACAGCACTAGGAATATATGCAGAAAGCTTCGAGAAGCCATTTCTTGAATGCACATCTGAATTTTATGCTGCTCAAGGTATGAAATACATGTAG